A portion of the Manihot esculenta cultivar AM560-2 chromosome 2, M.esculenta_v8, whole genome shotgun sequence genome contains these proteins:
- the LOC110609063 gene encoding far upstream element-binding protein 2 isoform X2 → MAEEEVVAPAASPIPSDHKRKLEDLEPEAPQPTEANPEQEAEVSAEPDADKKADEVVGGDSPEAKRLRVDEDKPDGLASENGFEGAKSEEDAKEEPGVENEQAEDAALPPSEGVSETTGKEEPAADTHDTVDTQNASLDDSKTDDAEKNEESEKHSEEDEDPASDTQTTSRKMEVPNDKNEFGRCFINAALQVGVLIGKGGDTIRYLQYNSGAKIQITRDADADPQSTTRPVELIGTLSSIKKAEKLINAVIAEADAGGSPSLVARGLPSAQTGGVGDQLEMQVPNEKVGLIIGRGGDTIKALQAKSGARIQLIPQHLPEGDGSKERTVRVTGDRKQIEMAREMIKDVMNQTVRSSPYSGSFNQQHSYRPRGPTGPSNWGPRGPHSSQPSPYDYHHRGPYPSQNSQYPPPSYGGYPPQQMGPRGNFGSGWEQRPPSMQGPVPHGGVYDYYGGQGGHASDHPVSGPISTPASGHAPGPSATPTMSHPPSQANYNYGQSHGPDYGHQAPYSQAVPSQQSYGHGYDEPKYDNHAPMQHPYGHGNSQPVYGQAGNQPGYGAQQQYGKQPPYGMPSQGPPPQSYGPPRPGQPGDLPYQGPIQSGQSYGPNVPPQQQYPYVSSGPMQQSYPQYGSASGADGYNQAMPTSGPGYPQQGGQPVPSYGQSGGQQATGYVQGPTGGYGSYPSSQQGYAEQAAPNSAGYGYQGSQDTAYGSGPGATYSAPPSGQQAFAQPTATQPTYDQSVPQSGGYGAAPGSAPVGYGKTLSPQPTYPQYDSTTQMYVAPR, encoded by the exons ATGGCGGAGGAAGAGGTTGTGGCTCCGGCAGCTAGCCCCATCCCCTCGGATCATAAGCGCAAACTTGAAGATTTGGAGCCTGAAGCTCCTCAGCCCACTGAGGCCAACCCTGAACAGGAGGCCGAAGTGAGCGCTGAGCCCGATGCAGATAAGAAAGCTGATGAGGTGGTGGGTGGAGATTCGCCGGAGGCCAAGCGGCTAAGGGTCGATGAGGATAAGCCCGATGGTTTAG CTAGTGAAAACGGTTTTGAGGGAGCCAAGTCAGAGGAAGACGCAAAGGAAGAGCCAGGTGTTGAGAATGAGCAAGCAGAGGATGCTGCTCTTCCTCCATCTGAGGGGGTTTCTGAAACAACAGGTAAAGAAGAACCTGCCGCAGATACTCATGACACTGTTGATACACAAAATGCTTCTCTTGATGACTCGAAGACGGATGATGCTGAGAAAAATGAGGAATCTGAGAAACATTCTGAGGAAGACGAGGATCCTGCATCTGACACTCAAACTACCTCACGCAAAATGGAGGTTCCCAATGATAAG AATGAATTTGGCAGATGTTTTATAAATGCTGCCTTGCAGGTTGGAGTTCTTATTGGAAAGGGTGGAGATACAATTCGTTACCTGCAGTATAACTCTGGGGCAAAAATTCAAATCACAAGGGATGCTGATGCTGATCCTCAATCCACAACAAGGCCTGTGGAATTGATAGGAACTTTAAGTAGCATAAAAAAGGCTGAGAAGCTCATTAATGCTGTCATAGCAGAG GCTGATGCTGGTGGTTCCCCATCCCTTGTAGCTAGGGGCCTTCCTAGTGCACAGACTGGTGGAGTGGGAGATCAGCTTGAGATGCAAGTTCCAAATGAGAAG GTTGGTTTGATCATAGGCAGAGGCGGGGACACCATTAAAGCTCTCCAAGCCAAATCTGGAGCACGCATTCAG TTAATACCACAACATCTTCCAGAAGGGGATGGTTCCAAAGAAAGGACAGTGAGAGTGACTGGTGATAGAAAGCAAATCGAGATGGCTAGAGAAATGATAAAGGATGTTATGAATCAG ACCGTGAGATCATCACCTTACTCTGGCAGTTTCAATCAGCAGCATTCCTACAGACCCCGTGGACCTACTGGTCCTTCAAATTGGGGTCCACGAGGTCCTCATTCATCGCAGCCAAGTCCTTACGATTATCATCACCGGGGACCATATCCTTCTCAAAATTCACAGTATCCACCTCCAAGTTATGGTGGTTATCCTCCCCAACAAATGGGCCCAAGAGGTAATTTTGGTTCTGGATGGGAGCAGAGGCCTCCAAGCATGCAGGGGCCAGTTCCGCATGGTGGAGTTTATGATTACTATGGTGGCCAAGGTGGCCATGCATCTGATCACCCAGTATCTGGACCAATTTCTACTCCTGCTTCTGGGCATGCTCCTGGCCCTTCTGCTACCCCTACCATGTCCCATCCTCCATCGCAGGCAAATTATAATTATGGCCAGTCACATGGTCCAGATTATGGGCATCAAGCTCCCTATTCCCAGGCAGTACCTTCTCAGCAGAGCTATGGGCATGGATATGATGAACCGAAGTATGACAATCATGCTCCAATGCAACATCCTTATGGACATGGAAATTCTCAACCAGTGTATGGACAAGCCGGCAATCAACCAGGGTATGGGGCCCAGCAGCAGTATGGAAAGCAACCACCATATGGCATGCCGTCACAGGGACCACCTCCGCAATCATATGGCCCTCCTAGGCCTGGTCAACCTGGAGATCTGCCTTATCAAGGTCCTATTCAATCCGGTCAATCATATGGTCCAAATGTTCCGCCTCAGCAGCAGTATCCTTATGTCTCTAGTGGGCCCATGCAACAATCGTATCCTCAGTATGGATCTGCATCAGGAGCTGATGGATACAATCAGGCAATGCCTACTTCTGGTCCTGGCTATCCACAGCAAGGTGGGCAGCCAGTTCCATCTTATGGCCAGTCTGGTGGACAACAGGCAACTGGCTACGTGCAAGGACCAACTGGTGGTTATGGATCATATCCATCTTCACAACAAGGTTATGCAGAACAGGCAGCTCCAAACAGTGCAGGTTATGGGTATCAAGGCTCTCAAGATACTGCATATGGCAGTGGCCCTGGAGCAACCTATAGTGCACCACCAAGCGGTCAGCAGGCTTTTGCTCAGCCAACAGCAACTCAACCAACTTATGATCAGTCGGTTCCACAGTCAGGTGGATATGGAGCTGCTCCAGGGAGTGCGCCAGTTGGGTATGGGAAAACCTTGTCTCCCCAGCCTACTTATCCTCAATATGACTCAACAACCCAGATGTATGTTGCACCGCGTTGA
- the LOC110609063 gene encoding far upstream element-binding protein 2 isoform X3, whose amino-acid sequence MAEEEVVAPAASPIPSDHKRKLEDLEPEAPQPTEANPEQEAEVSAEPDADKKADEVVGGDSPEAKRLRVDEDKPDGLASENGFEGAKSEEDAKEEPGVENEQAEDAALPPSEGVSETTGKEEPAADTHDTVDTQNASLDDSKTDDAEKNEESEKHSEEDEDPASDTQTTSRKMEVPNDKVGVLIGKGGDTIRYLQYNSGAKIQITRDADADPQSTTRPVELIGTLSSIKKAEKLINAVIAEADAGGSPSLVARGLPSAQTGGVGDQLEMQVPNEKVGLIIGRGGDTIKALQAKSGARIQVLIPQHLPEGDGSKERTVRVTGDRKQIEMAREMIKDVMNQTVRSSPYSGSFNQQHSYRPRGPTGPSNWGPRGPHSSQPSPYDYHHRGPYPSQNSQYPPPSYGGYPPQQMGPRGNFGSGWEQRPPSMQGPVPHGGVYDYYGGQGGHASDHPVSGPISTPASGHAPGPSATPTMSHPPSQANYNYGQSHGPDYGHQAPYSQAVPSQQSYGHGYDEPKYDNHAPMQHPYGHGNSQPVYGQAGNQPGYGAQQQYGKQPPYGMPSQGPPPQSYGPPRPGQPGDLPYQGPIQSGQSYGPNVPPQQQYPYVSSGPMQQSYPQYGSASGADGYNQAMPTSGPGYPQQGGQPVPSYGQSGGQQATGYVQGPTGGYGSYPSSQQGYAEQAAPNSAGYGYQGSQDTAYGSGPGATYSAPPSGQQAFAQPTATQPTYDQSVPQSGGYGAAPGSAPVGYGKTLSPQPTYPQYDSTTQMYVAPR is encoded by the exons ATGGCGGAGGAAGAGGTTGTGGCTCCGGCAGCTAGCCCCATCCCCTCGGATCATAAGCGCAAACTTGAAGATTTGGAGCCTGAAGCTCCTCAGCCCACTGAGGCCAACCCTGAACAGGAGGCCGAAGTGAGCGCTGAGCCCGATGCAGATAAGAAAGCTGATGAGGTGGTGGGTGGAGATTCGCCGGAGGCCAAGCGGCTAAGGGTCGATGAGGATAAGCCCGATGGTTTAG CTAGTGAAAACGGTTTTGAGGGAGCCAAGTCAGAGGAAGACGCAAAGGAAGAGCCAGGTGTTGAGAATGAGCAAGCAGAGGATGCTGCTCTTCCTCCATCTGAGGGGGTTTCTGAAACAACAGGTAAAGAAGAACCTGCCGCAGATACTCATGACACTGTTGATACACAAAATGCTTCTCTTGATGACTCGAAGACGGATGATGCTGAGAAAAATGAGGAATCTGAGAAACATTCTGAGGAAGACGAGGATCCTGCATCTGACACTCAAACTACCTCACGCAAAATGGAGGTTCCCAATGATAAG GTTGGAGTTCTTATTGGAAAGGGTGGAGATACAATTCGTTACCTGCAGTATAACTCTGGGGCAAAAATTCAAATCACAAGGGATGCTGATGCTGATCCTCAATCCACAACAAGGCCTGTGGAATTGATAGGAACTTTAAGTAGCATAAAAAAGGCTGAGAAGCTCATTAATGCTGTCATAGCAGAG GCTGATGCTGGTGGTTCCCCATCCCTTGTAGCTAGGGGCCTTCCTAGTGCACAGACTGGTGGAGTGGGAGATCAGCTTGAGATGCAAGTTCCAAATGAGAAG GTTGGTTTGATCATAGGCAGAGGCGGGGACACCATTAAAGCTCTCCAAGCCAAATCTGGAGCACGCATTCAGGTA TTAATACCACAACATCTTCCAGAAGGGGATGGTTCCAAAGAAAGGACAGTGAGAGTGACTGGTGATAGAAAGCAAATCGAGATGGCTAGAGAAATGATAAAGGATGTTATGAATCAG ACCGTGAGATCATCACCTTACTCTGGCAGTTTCAATCAGCAGCATTCCTACAGACCCCGTGGACCTACTGGTCCTTCAAATTGGGGTCCACGAGGTCCTCATTCATCGCAGCCAAGTCCTTACGATTATCATCACCGGGGACCATATCCTTCTCAAAATTCACAGTATCCACCTCCAAGTTATGGTGGTTATCCTCCCCAACAAATGGGCCCAAGAGGTAATTTTGGTTCTGGATGGGAGCAGAGGCCTCCAAGCATGCAGGGGCCAGTTCCGCATGGTGGAGTTTATGATTACTATGGTGGCCAAGGTGGCCATGCATCTGATCACCCAGTATCTGGACCAATTTCTACTCCTGCTTCTGGGCATGCTCCTGGCCCTTCTGCTACCCCTACCATGTCCCATCCTCCATCGCAGGCAAATTATAATTATGGCCAGTCACATGGTCCAGATTATGGGCATCAAGCTCCCTATTCCCAGGCAGTACCTTCTCAGCAGAGCTATGGGCATGGATATGATGAACCGAAGTATGACAATCATGCTCCAATGCAACATCCTTATGGACATGGAAATTCTCAACCAGTGTATGGACAAGCCGGCAATCAACCAGGGTATGGGGCCCAGCAGCAGTATGGAAAGCAACCACCATATGGCATGCCGTCACAGGGACCACCTCCGCAATCATATGGCCCTCCTAGGCCTGGTCAACCTGGAGATCTGCCTTATCAAGGTCCTATTCAATCCGGTCAATCATATGGTCCAAATGTTCCGCCTCAGCAGCAGTATCCTTATGTCTCTAGTGGGCCCATGCAACAATCGTATCCTCAGTATGGATCTGCATCAGGAGCTGATGGATACAATCAGGCAATGCCTACTTCTGGTCCTGGCTATCCACAGCAAGGTGGGCAGCCAGTTCCATCTTATGGCCAGTCTGGTGGACAACAGGCAACTGGCTACGTGCAAGGACCAACTGGTGGTTATGGATCATATCCATCTTCACAACAAGGTTATGCAGAACAGGCAGCTCCAAACAGTGCAGGTTATGGGTATCAAGGCTCTCAAGATACTGCATATGGCAGTGGCCCTGGAGCAACCTATAGTGCACCACCAAGCGGTCAGCAGGCTTTTGCTCAGCCAACAGCAACTCAACCAACTTATGATCAGTCGGTTCCACAGTCAGGTGGATATGGAGCTGCTCCAGGGAGTGCGCCAGTTGGGTATGGGAAAACCTTGTCTCCCCAGCCTACTTATCCTCAATATGACTCAACAACCCAGATGTATGTTGCACCGCGTTGA
- the LOC110609063 gene encoding far upstream element-binding protein 2 isoform X1 → MAEEEVVAPAASPIPSDHKRKLEDLEPEAPQPTEANPEQEAEVSAEPDADKKADEVVGGDSPEAKRLRVDEDKPDGLASENGFEGAKSEEDAKEEPGVENEQAEDAALPPSEGVSETTGKEEPAADTHDTVDTQNASLDDSKTDDAEKNEESEKHSEEDEDPASDTQTTSRKMEVPNDKNEFGRCFINAALQVGVLIGKGGDTIRYLQYNSGAKIQITRDADADPQSTTRPVELIGTLSSIKKAEKLINAVIAEADAGGSPSLVARGLPSAQTGGVGDQLEMQVPNEKVGLIIGRGGDTIKALQAKSGARIQVLIPQHLPEGDGSKERTVRVTGDRKQIEMAREMIKDVMNQTVRSSPYSGSFNQQHSYRPRGPTGPSNWGPRGPHSSQPSPYDYHHRGPYPSQNSQYPPPSYGGYPPQQMGPRGNFGSGWEQRPPSMQGPVPHGGVYDYYGGQGGHASDHPVSGPISTPASGHAPGPSATPTMSHPPSQANYNYGQSHGPDYGHQAPYSQAVPSQQSYGHGYDEPKYDNHAPMQHPYGHGNSQPVYGQAGNQPGYGAQQQYGKQPPYGMPSQGPPPQSYGPPRPGQPGDLPYQGPIQSGQSYGPNVPPQQQYPYVSSGPMQQSYPQYGSASGADGYNQAMPTSGPGYPQQGGQPVPSYGQSGGQQATGYVQGPTGGYGSYPSSQQGYAEQAAPNSAGYGYQGSQDTAYGSGPGATYSAPPSGQQAFAQPTATQPTYDQSVPQSGGYGAAPGSAPVGYGKTLSPQPTYPQYDSTTQMYVAPR, encoded by the exons ATGGCGGAGGAAGAGGTTGTGGCTCCGGCAGCTAGCCCCATCCCCTCGGATCATAAGCGCAAACTTGAAGATTTGGAGCCTGAAGCTCCTCAGCCCACTGAGGCCAACCCTGAACAGGAGGCCGAAGTGAGCGCTGAGCCCGATGCAGATAAGAAAGCTGATGAGGTGGTGGGTGGAGATTCGCCGGAGGCCAAGCGGCTAAGGGTCGATGAGGATAAGCCCGATGGTTTAG CTAGTGAAAACGGTTTTGAGGGAGCCAAGTCAGAGGAAGACGCAAAGGAAGAGCCAGGTGTTGAGAATGAGCAAGCAGAGGATGCTGCTCTTCCTCCATCTGAGGGGGTTTCTGAAACAACAGGTAAAGAAGAACCTGCCGCAGATACTCATGACACTGTTGATACACAAAATGCTTCTCTTGATGACTCGAAGACGGATGATGCTGAGAAAAATGAGGAATCTGAGAAACATTCTGAGGAAGACGAGGATCCTGCATCTGACACTCAAACTACCTCACGCAAAATGGAGGTTCCCAATGATAAG AATGAATTTGGCAGATGTTTTATAAATGCTGCCTTGCAGGTTGGAGTTCTTATTGGAAAGGGTGGAGATACAATTCGTTACCTGCAGTATAACTCTGGGGCAAAAATTCAAATCACAAGGGATGCTGATGCTGATCCTCAATCCACAACAAGGCCTGTGGAATTGATAGGAACTTTAAGTAGCATAAAAAAGGCTGAGAAGCTCATTAATGCTGTCATAGCAGAG GCTGATGCTGGTGGTTCCCCATCCCTTGTAGCTAGGGGCCTTCCTAGTGCACAGACTGGTGGAGTGGGAGATCAGCTTGAGATGCAAGTTCCAAATGAGAAG GTTGGTTTGATCATAGGCAGAGGCGGGGACACCATTAAAGCTCTCCAAGCCAAATCTGGAGCACGCATTCAGGTA TTAATACCACAACATCTTCCAGAAGGGGATGGTTCCAAAGAAAGGACAGTGAGAGTGACTGGTGATAGAAAGCAAATCGAGATGGCTAGAGAAATGATAAAGGATGTTATGAATCAG ACCGTGAGATCATCACCTTACTCTGGCAGTTTCAATCAGCAGCATTCCTACAGACCCCGTGGACCTACTGGTCCTTCAAATTGGGGTCCACGAGGTCCTCATTCATCGCAGCCAAGTCCTTACGATTATCATCACCGGGGACCATATCCTTCTCAAAATTCACAGTATCCACCTCCAAGTTATGGTGGTTATCCTCCCCAACAAATGGGCCCAAGAGGTAATTTTGGTTCTGGATGGGAGCAGAGGCCTCCAAGCATGCAGGGGCCAGTTCCGCATGGTGGAGTTTATGATTACTATGGTGGCCAAGGTGGCCATGCATCTGATCACCCAGTATCTGGACCAATTTCTACTCCTGCTTCTGGGCATGCTCCTGGCCCTTCTGCTACCCCTACCATGTCCCATCCTCCATCGCAGGCAAATTATAATTATGGCCAGTCACATGGTCCAGATTATGGGCATCAAGCTCCCTATTCCCAGGCAGTACCTTCTCAGCAGAGCTATGGGCATGGATATGATGAACCGAAGTATGACAATCATGCTCCAATGCAACATCCTTATGGACATGGAAATTCTCAACCAGTGTATGGACAAGCCGGCAATCAACCAGGGTATGGGGCCCAGCAGCAGTATGGAAAGCAACCACCATATGGCATGCCGTCACAGGGACCACCTCCGCAATCATATGGCCCTCCTAGGCCTGGTCAACCTGGAGATCTGCCTTATCAAGGTCCTATTCAATCCGGTCAATCATATGGTCCAAATGTTCCGCCTCAGCAGCAGTATCCTTATGTCTCTAGTGGGCCCATGCAACAATCGTATCCTCAGTATGGATCTGCATCAGGAGCTGATGGATACAATCAGGCAATGCCTACTTCTGGTCCTGGCTATCCACAGCAAGGTGGGCAGCCAGTTCCATCTTATGGCCAGTCTGGTGGACAACAGGCAACTGGCTACGTGCAAGGACCAACTGGTGGTTATGGATCATATCCATCTTCACAACAAGGTTATGCAGAACAGGCAGCTCCAAACAGTGCAGGTTATGGGTATCAAGGCTCTCAAGATACTGCATATGGCAGTGGCCCTGGAGCAACCTATAGTGCACCACCAAGCGGTCAGCAGGCTTTTGCTCAGCCAACAGCAACTCAACCAACTTATGATCAGTCGGTTCCACAGTCAGGTGGATATGGAGCTGCTCCAGGGAGTGCGCCAGTTGGGTATGGGAAAACCTTGTCTCCCCAGCCTACTTATCCTCAATATGACTCAACAACCCAGATGTATGTTGCACCGCGTTGA
- the LOC110609063 gene encoding far upstream element-binding protein 2 isoform X4, producing the protein MAEEEVVAPAASPIPSDHKRKLEDLEPEAPQPTEANPEQEAEVSAEPDADKKADEVVGGDSPEAKRLRVDEDKPDGLASENGFEGAKSEEDAKEEPGVENEQAEDAALPPSEGVSETTGKEEPAADTHDTVDTQNASLDDSKTDDAEKNEESEKHSEEDEDPASDTQTTSRKMEVPNDKVGVLIGKGGDTIRYLQYNSGAKIQITRDADADPQSTTRPVELIGTLSSIKKAEKLINAVIAEADAGGSPSLVARGLPSAQTGGVGDQLEMQVPNEKVGLIIGRGGDTIKALQAKSGARIQLIPQHLPEGDGSKERTVRVTGDRKQIEMAREMIKDVMNQTVRSSPYSGSFNQQHSYRPRGPTGPSNWGPRGPHSSQPSPYDYHHRGPYPSQNSQYPPPSYGGYPPQQMGPRGNFGSGWEQRPPSMQGPVPHGGVYDYYGGQGGHASDHPVSGPISTPASGHAPGPSATPTMSHPPSQANYNYGQSHGPDYGHQAPYSQAVPSQQSYGHGYDEPKYDNHAPMQHPYGHGNSQPVYGQAGNQPGYGAQQQYGKQPPYGMPSQGPPPQSYGPPRPGQPGDLPYQGPIQSGQSYGPNVPPQQQYPYVSSGPMQQSYPQYGSASGADGYNQAMPTSGPGYPQQGGQPVPSYGQSGGQQATGYVQGPTGGYGSYPSSQQGYAEQAAPNSAGYGYQGSQDTAYGSGPGATYSAPPSGQQAFAQPTATQPTYDQSVPQSGGYGAAPGSAPVGYGKTLSPQPTYPQYDSTTQMYVAPR; encoded by the exons ATGGCGGAGGAAGAGGTTGTGGCTCCGGCAGCTAGCCCCATCCCCTCGGATCATAAGCGCAAACTTGAAGATTTGGAGCCTGAAGCTCCTCAGCCCACTGAGGCCAACCCTGAACAGGAGGCCGAAGTGAGCGCTGAGCCCGATGCAGATAAGAAAGCTGATGAGGTGGTGGGTGGAGATTCGCCGGAGGCCAAGCGGCTAAGGGTCGATGAGGATAAGCCCGATGGTTTAG CTAGTGAAAACGGTTTTGAGGGAGCCAAGTCAGAGGAAGACGCAAAGGAAGAGCCAGGTGTTGAGAATGAGCAAGCAGAGGATGCTGCTCTTCCTCCATCTGAGGGGGTTTCTGAAACAACAGGTAAAGAAGAACCTGCCGCAGATACTCATGACACTGTTGATACACAAAATGCTTCTCTTGATGACTCGAAGACGGATGATGCTGAGAAAAATGAGGAATCTGAGAAACATTCTGAGGAAGACGAGGATCCTGCATCTGACACTCAAACTACCTCACGCAAAATGGAGGTTCCCAATGATAAG GTTGGAGTTCTTATTGGAAAGGGTGGAGATACAATTCGTTACCTGCAGTATAACTCTGGGGCAAAAATTCAAATCACAAGGGATGCTGATGCTGATCCTCAATCCACAACAAGGCCTGTGGAATTGATAGGAACTTTAAGTAGCATAAAAAAGGCTGAGAAGCTCATTAATGCTGTCATAGCAGAG GCTGATGCTGGTGGTTCCCCATCCCTTGTAGCTAGGGGCCTTCCTAGTGCACAGACTGGTGGAGTGGGAGATCAGCTTGAGATGCAAGTTCCAAATGAGAAG GTTGGTTTGATCATAGGCAGAGGCGGGGACACCATTAAAGCTCTCCAAGCCAAATCTGGAGCACGCATTCAG TTAATACCACAACATCTTCCAGAAGGGGATGGTTCCAAAGAAAGGACAGTGAGAGTGACTGGTGATAGAAAGCAAATCGAGATGGCTAGAGAAATGATAAAGGATGTTATGAATCAG ACCGTGAGATCATCACCTTACTCTGGCAGTTTCAATCAGCAGCATTCCTACAGACCCCGTGGACCTACTGGTCCTTCAAATTGGGGTCCACGAGGTCCTCATTCATCGCAGCCAAGTCCTTACGATTATCATCACCGGGGACCATATCCTTCTCAAAATTCACAGTATCCACCTCCAAGTTATGGTGGTTATCCTCCCCAACAAATGGGCCCAAGAGGTAATTTTGGTTCTGGATGGGAGCAGAGGCCTCCAAGCATGCAGGGGCCAGTTCCGCATGGTGGAGTTTATGATTACTATGGTGGCCAAGGTGGCCATGCATCTGATCACCCAGTATCTGGACCAATTTCTACTCCTGCTTCTGGGCATGCTCCTGGCCCTTCTGCTACCCCTACCATGTCCCATCCTCCATCGCAGGCAAATTATAATTATGGCCAGTCACATGGTCCAGATTATGGGCATCAAGCTCCCTATTCCCAGGCAGTACCTTCTCAGCAGAGCTATGGGCATGGATATGATGAACCGAAGTATGACAATCATGCTCCAATGCAACATCCTTATGGACATGGAAATTCTCAACCAGTGTATGGACAAGCCGGCAATCAACCAGGGTATGGGGCCCAGCAGCAGTATGGAAAGCAACCACCATATGGCATGCCGTCACAGGGACCACCTCCGCAATCATATGGCCCTCCTAGGCCTGGTCAACCTGGAGATCTGCCTTATCAAGGTCCTATTCAATCCGGTCAATCATATGGTCCAAATGTTCCGCCTCAGCAGCAGTATCCTTATGTCTCTAGTGGGCCCATGCAACAATCGTATCCTCAGTATGGATCTGCATCAGGAGCTGATGGATACAATCAGGCAATGCCTACTTCTGGTCCTGGCTATCCACAGCAAGGTGGGCAGCCAGTTCCATCTTATGGCCAGTCTGGTGGACAACAGGCAACTGGCTACGTGCAAGGACCAACTGGTGGTTATGGATCATATCCATCTTCACAACAAGGTTATGCAGAACAGGCAGCTCCAAACAGTGCAGGTTATGGGTATCAAGGCTCTCAAGATACTGCATATGGCAGTGGCCCTGGAGCAACCTATAGTGCACCACCAAGCGGTCAGCAGGCTTTTGCTCAGCCAACAGCAACTCAACCAACTTATGATCAGTCGGTTCCACAGTCAGGTGGATATGGAGCTGCTCCAGGGAGTGCGCCAGTTGGGTATGGGAAAACCTTGTCTCCCCAGCCTACTTATCCTCAATATGACTCAACAACCCAGATGTATGTTGCACCGCGTTGA